DNA from Stenotrophomonas acidaminiphila:
CTGGCGCTGCAGCCGCAGCAGCGCGAGGCGCGGCGCGGCCTGGACAAGGCCCGCGCGCGCCTGCTGGCTTCGGCCCGCGCGCTGCTGGAACAGCCGGACGACCAGCGCCGGGCGCTGGCCAGTGCGGCCACCCAGGCCGCGGTGCTCGCGCACCTGGCCCCGGAAGGCAAGACGGAGCGCGAACTGCAGCAGCGCGTGCAGGTGGCGCGGCGCCTGCTGGCATTGAACCGCTCGGGCGAAGAGGCGCTGCGCACGGGCAGCCCGGCGCTGGCCGCCGGCGCATTTGCCCAGGTACTGGAACTGGACCCCGGCAACCGCCGTGCCCGCCAGGGCCTGGCCGCGGTCGAGAGCGGGTTGATCCGCCAGGCGGAGGACGCCGCCGCGCATGCCGATTTCAATGAGGCGCTGGAGTGGCTGCAACGCGCTTCGCGCATCCGCGAGGACGCGCCCACCGTGGCCGATGCGCGGGTGCGGATCGAGGCGATGCGCATGGCCCAGCTGGCCGCACTGCGCGACGGCGGCCTGCGCGACCTGACCACGCCCAGCGGGCTGAAGGCGGCGCGCGAGAAGCTCGAACAGGCGCTGCGGATCGCCGCGCCCGGCGACGCGGCGGTGGCGGTGCTGCGGCAGCGCATCGACCTGGTCGCCCATTACGGCAGTTTCCGCCCCGGCCAGGTGTTCAGCGACGCTCTGCAGGACGGCGGGCGCGGCCCGCAGATGATCGTGGTGCCGCACGGCGGCTTCCAGATGGGCGCCGGCTATGCCGAGCCGGGCGCCAGCGATGCCGAACGCCCGCAGCATTACGTGCGCTTCGACCGTGGCTTCGCCATGTCCATTACCGAGGTTACCGTGGCCGAGTTCGGCCGCTTCGTGGCGGCGACCAAGGCGCGCCCGCGCGCGACCCGGCGCGGGCATTCGATCGTCTACGACGAGCGCAGCGGCAATTTCGTCCGCCGCAACGGCGCCGACTGGCAGGCCGGCTACAACGGCGCCAAGGCACCGCCGGACAACCCGGTCATGCATGTCAGCGTGCGCGACGCCGAGGCGTACGCGGCCTGGCTGTCGGCGCAGACCGGCCGCCACTACCGGCTGCCGAGCGAAGCCGAGTTCGAATACGCGCTGCGCGCCGGCACCACCGGCCGTTATCCCTGGGGCGACGCCGGGGTGCCGCCGGAGGGCAGTGGCAACTTCACGGGCAGCCTGGATGTGTCGCCCAGCGGCCGCCACTGGAAGAACGCGTTCCTCGGGTACGGCGACGGCTACTGGGGTGAGGCGCCGGCGGCCAGTTTCCGCGCCAACCCCTGGGGCCTGCACGACATGGCCGGC
Protein-coding regions in this window:
- a CDS encoding serine/threonine kinase, yielding MGGSLRTTGPLACLALSIALACAACRQEPAAATAPQPVEAEPVPAVAAEALPPAAAPDPATLPLPVWTPPPVELQPEGVRDALKRAGAALAEGRLYQEADDAIPLYLAVLALQPQQREARRGLDKARARLLASARALLEQPDDQRRALASAATQAAVLAHLAPEGKTERELQQRVQVARRLLALNRSGEEALRTGSPALAAGAFAQVLELDPGNRRARQGLAAVESGLIRQAEDAAAHADFNEALEWLQRASRIREDAPTVADARVRIEAMRMAQLAALRDGGLRDLTTPSGLKAAREKLEQALRIAAPGDAAVAVLRQRIDLVAHYGSFRPGQVFSDALQDGGRGPQMIVVPHGGFQMGAGYAEPGASDAERPQHYVRFDRGFAMSITEVTVAEFGRFVAATKARPRATRRGHSIVYDERSGNFVRRNGADWQAGYNGAKAPPDNPVMHVSVRDAEAYAAWLSAQTGRHYRLPSEAEFEYALRAGTTGRYPWGDAGVPPEGSGNFTGSLDVSPSGRHWKNAFLGYGDGYWGEAPAASFRANPWGLHDMAGNLSEWVADCWHASYRRAPPDGAAWYNPGCRQRVVRGGNWANAPEQTRAAWRLSQDSDVTSARIGFRLVRGI